One window from the genome of Polyodon spathula isolate WHYD16114869_AA unplaced genomic scaffold, ASM1765450v1 scaffolds_4194, whole genome shotgun sequence encodes:
- the LOC121312635 gene encoding cis-aconitate decarboxylase-like: MLSALKFQRTPRHFSCLRLLHKSAVEVQERPAPEGTVTSSFGGFIHSVHPGQLSDTVLHRSKRMILDSIGVGLLGSTSHVFQLALQHCQQMYAPDYISSVFGRWHTRLSPSLAAFVNGVAVHSMDFDDTWHPATHPSGAVLPALLAIAQMLPGNAKPSGMDLLLAFNVGIEIQGRLMRFSNEAQNIPNRFHPPTVVGPLGSAAACSRLLSLDRSQCSNALAIAASLAGAPMANAATQSKPLHIGNAARLGMEAALLASRGLEASTLILDSTPGCAGFSAFYNDYLPQALPSPEEQDPRFLLEDQDIAFKRFPAHLGMHWVADAACSARGHQARGHAESEHQARHSFQFNACTALLDREVSVQSFSPAFLDRPELLSLLSRVRVEHPQDNPANFNKMYAEVLLTLTTGNVLKGRCDTFYGHWRKPLSRDSLLKKFRANAGAVLPGERVEAIIDAVENIEDMQDCSHLTMHLE, from the exons ATGCTCTCAGCACTCAAG tttcagaGAACTCCAAGGCACTTTTCCTGCCTGCGACTTCTACATAAATCTGCAGTTGAAG TGCAGGAAAGGCCTGCCCCAGAGGGGACAGTCACCAGCAGTTTTGGAGGGTTCATCCACTCTGTGCACCCGGGCCAGCTGTCAGACACTGTGCTGCACCGCAGTAAGAGGATGATCCTGGACAGCATCGGGGTGGGGCTGCTGGGAAGCACCTCCCACGTCTTCCAGCTGGCTCTGCAGCACTGCCAG CAAATGTATGCTCCAGATTACATCAGTTCAGTCTTTGGTCGATGGCACACAAGACTTTCTCCGAGTCTGGCAGCCTTTGTCAATGGAGTAGCG GTCCATTCAATGGACTTCGATGATACCTGGCACCCAGCCACTCACCCCTCAGGGGCGGTCCTTCCTGCCCTGCTCGCTATTGCTCAGATGTTGCCTGGCAACGCCAAGCCCAGTGGGATGGACCTCCTGTTAGCCTTCAACGTGGGCATTGAGATTCAGGGCCGGCTCATGAGGTTCTCCAACGAAGCCCAAAACATCCCCAACAG GTTCCATCCCCCGACTGTGGTGGGCCCTCTGGGTAGTGCTGCTGCCTGCTCCCGTCTGCTCTCCCTGGATCGCTCGCAGTGCTCAAACGCCCTGGCGATTGCTGCCTCCCTAGCAGGGGCTCCCATGGCCAACGCTGCCACTCAATCCAAACCTCTTCATATCGGGAACGCAGCCCGACTCGGCATGGAGGCGGCACTGCTGGCTTCCCGGGGCCTGGAGGCCAGCACGCTGATCCTGGACTCGACCCCAGGCTGCGCTGGCTTTAGTGCCTTCTACAACGACTACCTGCCACAGGCACTGCCCTCCCCAGAGGAACAGGATCCCCGCTTCCTGCTGGAGGACCAGGACATAGCCTTCAAGCGCTTCCCTGCACACCTGGGCATGCACTGGGTGGCAGACGCAGCGTGCTCAGCGCGGGGGCACCAAGCGCGGGGGCACGCTGAATCCGAGCACCAGGCCAGACACTCCTTCCAGTTCAACGCCTGCACTGCTCTGCTGGACCGCGAGGTCAGTGTCCAGTCGTTCAGCCCAGCGTTCCTGGACCGCCCCGAGCTGCTCAGCCTCCTGAGCAGAGTACGGGTCGAGCACCCCCAGGACAACCCTGCCAATTTCAATAAGATGTACGCAGAGGTGCTGCTGACCCTCACAACAGGCAATGTCTTGAAGGGTCGTTGCGACACCTTTTATGGACACTGGAGGAAGCCACTGAGTCGTGACAGTCTGCTGAAAAAGTTCCGGGCAAATGCTGGGGCAGTCCTGCCAGGAGAGAGGGTGGAGGCCATCATTGATGCCGTGGAGAACATAGAAGACATGCAGGACTGCTCCCACCTCACCATGCACCTGGAGTGA